The proteins below come from a single Arthrobacter crystallopoietes genomic window:
- a CDS encoding LysE family translocator, whose product MNPKVGVFYIAMIPQFIPDEAAPLLMAIALAAVHNLLGLLWFTGIIFGTHVARKWLRTLKVAKTTDRITGTVIIGFGTALSMETR is encoded by the coding sequence CTGAATCCCAAGGTCGGGGTTTTCTACATCGCGATGATTCCGCAGTTCATTCCGGACGAAGCCGCTCCGCTCCTGATGGCCATAGCCTTGGCCGCGGTACACAACCTGCTGGGCCTGCTGTGGTTCACCGGCATAATCTTCGGCACGCATGTCGCCCGGAAATGGCTGCGGACACTGAAGGTGGCGAAGACGACGGACCGAATCACGGGCACTGTCATAATCGGATTCGGCACTGCCCTGTCCATGGAAACCCGGTAG
- a CDS encoding LysE/ArgO family amino acid transporter gives MNALDLVQAAVLGLGTGLALIIAIGAQNAFVLRQGIRGEHVAVVVAICALSDAVLIAAGILGIGALIEAAPVVVDVIRYAGAAFLIGYGLIAAKRAIRPGSLTAGEQQGPLSTKAAVATVLALTWLNPHVYLDTVLLLGSVANSQAPDARWWFGGGAMLGSILWFSALGFGARLLRPFFAKPSSWRILDGAIAVVMFALGIRMAIGA, from the coding sequence GTGAATGCACTTGATTTGGTCCAGGCGGCGGTCCTCGGGTTGGGGACAGGGCTGGCGCTGATTATCGCCATTGGGGCGCAGAACGCGTTTGTGCTGCGGCAGGGCATCCGCGGTGAGCATGTTGCCGTCGTCGTTGCCATCTGCGCCCTGTCGGACGCGGTGCTCATCGCCGCAGGCATCCTGGGCATCGGAGCGCTGATCGAGGCCGCGCCGGTGGTGGTCGACGTCATCCGCTATGCCGGCGCCGCGTTCCTGATCGGTTACGGCCTGATCGCGGCGAAGCGCGCCATCCGGCCCGGATCGCTCACAGCCGGCGAGCAGCAGGGCCCGCTCAGCACCAAGGCCGCCGTGGCCACGGTGCTGGCCCTGACCTGGCTGAACCCGCACGTGTACCTGGACACGGTGCTGCTGCTGGGCTCGGTGGCCAACAGCCAGGCGCCGGATGCGCGCTGGTGGTTCGGCGGCGGCGCGATGCTGGGCAGCATTCTCTGGTTCAGTGCGCTCGGTTTCGGCGCCCGGCTGCTCCGGCCGTTCTTCGCGAAACCGTCCTCGTGGCGGATCTTGGACGGAGCGATCGCGGTGGTTATGTTCGCGCTCGGGATCCGGATGGCGATCGGCGCCTAG
- a CDS encoding metallophosphoesterase family protein, whose protein sequence is MARRLLLVADTHVPKRARQLPAEVWDAVEQADVVFHAGDWVVPELLDEFEQRSRQLVAVFGNNDGEELRTRLPEVARVAIEGVRFAMIHETGAAVGREKRADANFPETDVLVFGHSHIPWDTTSPGGLRLLNPGSPTDRRRQPVCTYMTVLVDAGQVLDVDLVTVRNRLPGPE, encoded by the coding sequence GTGGCCAGAAGGCTGCTGCTCGTCGCGGACACCCATGTTCCCAAGCGCGCGCGGCAGCTGCCCGCCGAGGTCTGGGACGCCGTTGAGCAGGCCGACGTGGTCTTCCACGCTGGCGATTGGGTGGTCCCGGAGCTGCTGGACGAATTTGAACAGCGGAGCAGACAGCTGGTGGCAGTCTTTGGGAACAACGACGGCGAAGAGCTGCGGACGCGGCTGCCGGAAGTCGCCAGAGTAGCAATCGAGGGCGTCCGCTTCGCCATGATCCACGAGACCGGAGCCGCCGTCGGGCGCGAAAAGCGTGCCGATGCGAACTTCCCCGAGACAGATGTGCTGGTCTTCGGACACAGCCACATTCCGTGGGACACGACGTCGCCCGGCGGTCTGCGGCTGCTCAATCCAGGCTCGCCGACAGACCGGCGGCGCCAGCCGGTCTGCACCTACATGACAGTCCTGGTGGACGCGGGCCAAGTGCTCGACGTCGACCTGGTCACCGTCCGCAATCGATTACCGGGACCCGAGTGA
- a CDS encoding DUF2795 domain-containing protein has translation MTDNPSPIDIQKALGGVDYPASAADLVKHAENSGADNSVLEALRGLPEKDYETPAEVNKAISNS, from the coding sequence ATGACAGACAACCCCAGCCCCATCGACATCCAGAAGGCCCTTGGCGGCGTCGACTATCCCGCCTCGGCCGCCGACCTGGTCAAGCACGCGGAGAACTCGGGCGCCGACAATAGCGTCCTCGAGGCACTGCGCGGCCTGCCGGAGAAGGACTACGAGACTCCGGCCGAGGTCAACAAGGCCATCTCCAACAGTTAA
- a CDS encoding 2-hydroxy-3-oxopropionate reductase: MTKIGFIGLGIMGGPMAANLVKAGFDVAGYNRSQAKVERFVEAGGTGAATVAEAVRDRDVIITCLPDSPDVEAMALGDDGVFAHAREGALFIDMSTIQPATARKLAEAGQSAGFGVLDAPISGGERGAIEATLSIMVGGEASDVETARPVFEAMGKTIVHVGPAGAGQTVKAANQLICAVNIQAVAEAIVFLEANSVDPTIAINALSGGLAGSAVLERRAPSMVERNFQPGFRAELHNKDLRILTAAARDAGVTIPLGTAAAQLMAALVAQGDGKLDNTALLKLVEQLSGR; this comes from the coding sequence ATGACGAAGATTGGTTTCATCGGCTTGGGCATTATGGGCGGCCCGATGGCGGCAAATTTGGTCAAGGCAGGGTTCGATGTGGCCGGGTACAACCGCTCACAGGCCAAGGTGGAGCGCTTCGTCGAAGCCGGTGGCACCGGTGCTGCCACCGTGGCTGAAGCCGTTCGGGACCGCGACGTCATCATTACCTGCCTGCCGGATTCGCCCGACGTCGAGGCGATGGCCCTGGGCGACGACGGCGTTTTTGCCCACGCCCGCGAAGGTGCCCTTTTCATTGACATGAGCACCATCCAGCCGGCCACGGCACGCAAGCTCGCCGAGGCAGGACAGTCGGCGGGCTTCGGCGTGCTCGACGCGCCGATCAGCGGGGGCGAACGCGGCGCCATCGAAGCCACGCTGTCCATCATGGTCGGTGGGGAAGCCTCCGACGTGGAAACGGCCCGGCCCGTCTTCGAGGCCATGGGCAAGACGATCGTCCATGTCGGTCCGGCCGGGGCAGGGCAGACGGTCAAGGCCGCCAATCAACTGATCTGTGCTGTCAACATCCAAGCCGTGGCCGAGGCCATCGTTTTCCTGGAGGCCAACTCGGTGGATCCGACTATCGCCATCAACGCCCTCTCCGGCGGTCTCGCCGGCAGCGCGGTGCTGGAGCGGCGCGCACCCAGCATGGTGGAACGGAATTTTCAGCCCGGCTTCCGCGCGGAGCTGCACAACAAGGACTTGCGCATTCTCACCGCGGCCGCACGGGACGCGGGAGTCACTATCCCCTTGGGCACGGCGGCGGCTCAGCTCATGGCGGCGCTGGTGGCACAGGGCGACGGAAAACTGGACAACACTGCGCTGCTGAAGCTGGTCGAACAACTCTCCGGCCGGTAG
- a CDS encoding TetR family transcriptional regulator, protein MFRPGAPIEEIEQDVEEIITELVHQLGRLAERDPVPAGAEERAYIRAFADARSNADRNQAALLATAVARPNLAEALIYLNRRLDSRDLDPRDPAGIIGIIVRLAMDGLWVSDILDETRFTAAERRKLTGILEGMTYLTDNRLETLLAETAPERKAQGV, encoded by the coding sequence ATGTTCAGGCCCGGGGCGCCCATCGAGGAAATCGAACAGGACGTCGAAGAGATTATTACCGAGCTGGTCCACCAGCTGGGCAGACTGGCCGAACGGGATCCCGTCCCAGCAGGTGCAGAAGAACGGGCCTACATCCGGGCTTTCGCAGACGCCAGGTCAAACGCAGACCGGAACCAGGCAGCACTGCTCGCCACCGCCGTGGCCCGGCCGAATCTGGCCGAGGCGCTGATCTACTTGAACCGCAGGCTGGACAGCCGCGACCTCGACCCGCGGGACCCCGCGGGCATCATCGGTATCATCGTCCGCCTCGCCATGGACGGCCTGTGGGTCAGTGACATCCTGGATGAAACCCGCTTCACCGCCGCAGAGCGCCGCAAGCTGACGGGCATCCTGGAAGGCATGACCTACCTCACGGACAACCGGTTGGAAACACTTCTTGCCGAAACGGCACCAGAGCGGAAGGCGCAGGGCGTCTAG
- a CDS encoding DUF3817 domain-containing protein — protein sequence MSPRALFRSVAFAEAVTWTLLLIGLFLKYVTETTEVGVRIGGGIHGFVFLCYAAVTCFMWVNQKWPAKTGLLALVSAVIPYATIPMEKSLDKRGLLNGGWRLAVGGEEPRGLLEKLQAWVLRKPITAIVVALIAVAAVFSFLLFLGPPDTWFA from the coding sequence ATGTCTCCGCGCGCCCTGTTCCGCTCTGTCGCCTTCGCCGAGGCGGTGACGTGGACGCTGCTGCTGATCGGCCTGTTCCTCAAGTACGTCACCGAAACCACTGAGGTAGGCGTCCGCATCGGCGGGGGCATCCACGGGTTCGTGTTCCTTTGCTACGCGGCGGTCACGTGCTTCATGTGGGTCAACCAGAAGTGGCCGGCCAAAACCGGCCTCCTCGCACTGGTTTCCGCCGTCATTCCCTATGCCACCATCCCGATGGAAAAGTCGCTGGACAAGAGGGGCCTGCTCAACGGTGGCTGGCGCCTGGCCGTTGGCGGCGAGGAGCCGCGCGGCTTGCTTGAGAAGCTCCAGGCGTGGGTGCTGCGCAAGCCCATCACGGCCATCGTCGTCGCACTCATTGCTGTGGCCGCGGTCTTCAGTTTCCTGCTGTTCCTCGGCCCGCCCGACACCTGGTTCGCGTAA